In Sphingomonas sp. G-3-2-10, a single window of DNA contains:
- a CDS encoding ATP-binding protein, which produces MDAVTTPMTAEAARKRWFSVTPAIEFGVLGIAVAIALLTWFIVAGRNESEQLLTPPLVALLLVANLLACGSLIVLIGRRMARKRAAAAALGGGALHVRLVAIFSLLACVPTVLLAVIASLLFQYGAEFWFSARTQGMLENSQKLAQESYAQLLSYVDNENVAMANDVNIMLFDRRWEPQSIDFQTTFAQDVYQRSLSNSVLFSVRPNGELQAIAMVKNSDRNPMQDVPADEIRKLKGGTAQSVVGMTAARTYSIARVAGTDYLLYSTREGDAKEMVSRMDRVRAVFTDYQSLLNRTRALQLQFNIALLVISLLVIGIVVFIALRVADRLVRPVNELVAAARGVAEGDLGVRVPEPKTQDEVGVLAGAFNRMTERLQISTNALVTANAESESRRALIEAVMSGVTAGVVSIDADRNVRLLNASAMAMLRQGDVTGKPLAEIAPELAALLDGPEREAVVQVSPGGDPRTLAVKITRDDEGQVLTFDDITQQLLDQRRAAWSDVARRIAHEIKNPLTPIQLAAERLQRRYGKKIDAEDGTFARLTDTIIRQVGDLRRIVDEFSSFARMPKPLFRRESLLDIARQSMFLHEVAHPTIRFEMDTPDPAPNLVCDRRQIGQALTNVVKNAVEAIEGRGEGEALPRGEIVLTILDGEEGRVMLTVADNGVGLPVERDRIVEPYMTTRSRGTGLGLAIVKKIVEEHCGTIGFTDRPGGGTIVTICFDTDALANMVTADSDTADSADARPAALTRGNKS; this is translated from the coding sequence ATGGATGCCGTTACCACGCCGATGACCGCAGAAGCCGCTCGCAAGCGGTGGTTCTCGGTTACCCCGGCAATCGAGTTCGGCGTCCTCGGAATCGCCGTCGCGATCGCCCTTCTCACCTGGTTCATCGTCGCCGGACGCAACGAATCCGAGCAGTTGCTAACGCCGCCGCTGGTGGCGCTGTTGCTTGTCGCGAACCTGTTGGCCTGCGGATCGCTGATCGTGCTGATCGGGCGGCGCATGGCGCGCAAGCGGGCTGCTGCGGCGGCATTGGGCGGAGGGGCGCTCCATGTCCGTCTGGTCGCGATCTTCTCGTTGCTGGCGTGCGTGCCGACGGTGCTGCTGGCGGTAATCGCATCGCTGCTGTTCCAGTATGGCGCCGAATTCTGGTTCTCCGCGCGAACGCAGGGAATGCTCGAGAATTCGCAGAAACTGGCCCAGGAATCCTATGCGCAGTTGTTGAGCTATGTCGACAACGAGAATGTCGCGATGGCCAACGACGTGAACATCATGCTGTTCGATCGCCGCTGGGAACCGCAAAGCATCGATTTCCAGACCACTTTTGCACAGGACGTCTATCAGCGCAGCCTGTCGAACTCGGTGCTGTTTTCGGTTCGCCCCAATGGCGAGCTTCAGGCCATCGCGATGGTCAAGAACTCCGATCGCAATCCGATGCAGGACGTTCCGGCCGACGAGATCCGCAAGCTGAAGGGCGGCACCGCGCAGAGCGTGGTGGGGATGACTGCCGCACGGACCTATTCGATCGCGCGCGTCGCGGGCACCGATTATCTCCTCTATTCGACCCGCGAAGGCGACGCGAAGGAGATGGTGAGCCGCATGGACCGTGTGCGGGCGGTGTTCACCGACTATCAGTCGCTGCTCAACCGCACCCGCGCACTCCAGCTCCAGTTCAACATCGCGCTGCTGGTGATCTCGCTCCTCGTGATCGGCATCGTCGTCTTCATCGCGCTGCGGGTCGCCGACAGGCTGGTGCGGCCGGTCAACGAACTGGTTGCTGCGGCGCGAGGCGTGGCCGAGGGCGACCTTGGCGTGCGCGTGCCCGAGCCGAAGACGCAGGACGAGGTCGGCGTGCTCGCCGGCGCGTTCAACCGGATGACCGAGCGGCTCCAGATCTCCACCAACGCGCTGGTCACGGCCAATGCCGAGTCCGAGAGCCGCCGCGCGCTGATCGAAGCGGTGATGTCCGGCGTGACCGCAGGCGTGGTTTCGATCGATGCGGACCGCAACGTGCGGCTGCTCAATGCCTCGGCGATGGCGATGCTGCGTCAGGGCGACGTGACGGGCAAGCCGCTGGCCGAGATCGCGCCGGAACTTGCCGCGCTTCTCGACGGACCGGAGCGCGAAGCGGTGGTGCAGGTGTCGCCGGGCGGCGATCCGCGTACGCTGGCGGTGAAGATCACCCGGGACGACGAAGGGCAGGTTCTGACCTTCGACGACATCACCCAGCAGCTGCTCGACCAGCGCCGCGCGGCATGGTCGGACGTAGCACGCCGGATCGCGCACGAGATCAAGAACCCGCTGACTCCGATCCAGCTCGCGGCCGAACGTCTCCAGCGCCGCTATGGCAAGAAGATCGATGCCGAGGACGGCACGTTCGCGCGGCTGACCGACACGATCATTCGCCAGGTCGGCGACCTTCGCCGGATCGTCGACGAATTCTCGTCCTTCGCACGGATGCCCAAGCCGCTGTTCCGCCGGGAATCGCTGCTCGACATCGCCCGCCAGTCGATGTTCCTCCACGAAGTCGCACATCCTACGATCCGCTTCGAGATGGATACGCCCGATCCCGCCCCCAACCTCGTCTGCGACCGCCGTCAGATCGGTCAGGCGCTGACCAACGTCGTCAAGAACGCAGTCGAGGCGATCGAGGGGCGCGGCGAAGGCGAGGCGCTGCCGCGTGGCGAGATCGTGCTGACCATCCTCGATGGCGAGGAGGGCAGGGTGATGCTCACTGTCGCGGACAATGGCGTCGGGCTGCCCGTCGAACGCGACCGGATCGTCGAGCCCTATATGACCACGCGCAGCCGGGGCACCGGGCTGGGGCTCGCGATCGTCAAGAAGATCGTCGAGGAGCATTGCGGCACGATCGGCTTCACCGACCGGCCGGGCGGTGGAACCATCGTCACCATCTGCTTCGACACCGATGCGCTGGCCAACATGGTCACCGCCGATTCCGATACCGCCGACAGCGCCGATGCGCGCCCGGCGGCGCTTACCCGTGGGAACAAGTCATGA
- a CDS encoding TatD family hydrolase, with protein sequence MRLADSHCHLNYKGLVEEQAQVIARARETGVEAMLNIATRESEWDDVLAAAEREPDVWATVGIHPHEADEHPDVDTAKLVARAQHPRIVGIGETGLDYYYDHSDRDRQRHSFRSHIAASRETQLPIVIHTRDAEEDTAQMLRVEMGKGAFPGVIHCFTASGAFADIALELGLYISISGIVTFKNAKELQETAARLPLDRLLIETDAPFLAPVPHRGKTGEPAFVADTCRFLAKLRGEDEDALADATRLNFHRLFAKTAA encoded by the coding sequence GTGAGACTAGCCGACAGCCACTGCCATCTGAACTACAAAGGGCTTGTCGAAGAACAGGCGCAAGTCATTGCGCGTGCTCGGGAAACTGGCGTCGAAGCGATGCTCAACATCGCCACGCGCGAATCCGAATGGGACGATGTCCTCGCCGCGGCCGAGCGCGAGCCGGATGTGTGGGCCACGGTAGGCATCCATCCGCACGAGGCGGATGAACACCCCGATGTTGACACTGCGAAACTGGTCGCTCGCGCCCAACATCCCCGCATCGTCGGCATCGGCGAAACCGGCCTCGATTATTATTACGATCATAGCGACCGCGACCGTCAGCGGCACAGCTTCCGCTCGCACATCGCCGCCAGCCGCGAAACCCAGCTGCCGATCGTCATCCATACCCGCGATGCCGAAGAAGACACGGCGCAGATGCTCCGCGTGGAGATGGGGAAGGGGGCCTTTCCCGGCGTCATCCATTGTTTCACCGCCAGCGGCGCCTTCGCCGACATCGCGCTGGAACTCGGCCTCTACATCTCGATTTCCGGCATCGTGACCTTCAAGAACGCCAAGGAGCTTCAGGAAACCGCCGCGCGCCTGCCGCTCGACCGGCTCCTGATCGAAACCGACGCCCCCTTCCTCGCCCCGGTCCCCCATCGCGGCAAGACCGGCGAACCCGCCTTCGTCGCCGACACCTGCCGCTTCCTCGCGAAGCTGCGCGGCGAGGACGAGGACGCGCTGGCCGATGCGACGCGGCTCAACTTCCACCGCCTTTTCGCCAAAACCGCGGCGTGA
- the hfq gene encoding RNA chaperone Hfq — MADKQTSLQDLFLNSLRRSKTPVTMFLVKGVKLQGIVTWFDNFSVLLRRDGQSQLIYKHAISTIMPSGAVDLEQLLDQVGEYQAKNPVLQEIFLNAIRKQQENVTMFLVNGVMLQGQIAAFDLFCMLLQREGMAQLVYKHAVSTIQPAHPLNLAEEQNGED, encoded by the coding sequence ATGGCCGACAAGCAGACCTCGCTCCAGGACCTGTTCCTGAACTCGCTGCGACGTTCCAAGACCCCCGTCACCATGTTCCTCGTCAAGGGCGTGAAGCTCCAGGGCATCGTGACCTGGTTCGACAATTTCTCCGTCCTGCTCCGCCGCGACGGCCAGTCGCAGCTGATCTACAAGCATGCCATTTCCACGATCATGCCCTCGGGCGCGGTGGACCTCGAGCAACTCTTGGATCAGGTTGGAGAATATCAGGCCAAGAACCCGGTTTTGCAGGAAATTTTCCTGAACGCGATCCGTAAGCAGCAGGAAAATGTCACCATGTTCCTGGTGAACGGCGTGATGCTGCAGGGGCAGATCGCGGCGTTCGACCTGTTCTGCATGCTGCTCCAGCGCGAGGGCATGGCCCAGCTGGTCTATAAGCATGCGGTTTCCACCATCCAGCCCGCACATCCGCTGAACCTCGCCGAGGAACAGAATGGCGAGGACTGA
- a CDS encoding YdcF family protein, translating into MSGLDSVTDEDWLGSWLMREAWRLLRWPLRLLGALSILLAGWLLWLVVAIQIDGGRHSTRNADVAIVLGAGVTRGEPSAAFDARIRHAVDLYKAGRVHRLLMTGTAFGREPAEALAGRDRAIALGVPPQAILIETQSWTTSMNFSEARKVMQANGAKTALVVTEPLHMMRSLRMARDLGMDVAGEPTPATFYQDWGSWYRFLRSEILLYHRYLAYGY; encoded by the coding sequence ATGAGCGGGCTGGACAGCGTAACCGATGAGGATTGGCTGGGCAGTTGGCTGATGCGCGAGGCATGGCGGCTGTTGCGCTGGCCGCTGCGGTTGCTGGGCGCGCTTTCGATCCTGTTGGCCGGCTGGCTGCTCTGGCTCGTCGTCGCGATCCAGATCGATGGCGGCCGGCATTCGACGCGCAATGCCGATGTCGCGATCGTACTGGGCGCGGGGGTTACACGCGGCGAACCATCGGCGGCGTTCGATGCGCGCATCCGCCACGCCGTGGATCTGTACAAGGCGGGAAGGGTGCATCGCCTGCTGATGACGGGAACGGCTTTTGGCAGGGAACCTGCGGAGGCGCTGGCCGGGCGGGACCGGGCGATTGCACTGGGGGTGCCGCCACAGGCAATCCTGATCGAAACGCAATCCTGGACGACTTCGATGAACTTCAGCGAGGCGCGCAAGGTGATGCAGGCCAATGGCGCGAAGACCGCCCTGGTGGTGACCGAACCGCTGCACATGATGCGGTCGCTGCGAATGGCCCGCGATCTGGGGATGGATGTGGCGGGTGAACCCACGCCCGCGACCTTTTATCAGGATTGGGGTAGCTGGTACCGTTTCCTGCGCAGCGAGATCCTGCTTTACCATCGCTATCTTGCATACGGTTATTGA
- the hflX gene encoding GTPase HflX, protein MSTGFDRDASEFTRGARAAVVYPDTGGSSRDPDARLEETAGLALAIGVEVIEKVSFRLRQPKPGTLIGSGQVEALAETVRDRELDLAVFDAALTPVQQRNLETALGCKVIDRTGLILEIFGERARTAEGRLQVELAHLDYQAGRLVRSWTHLERQRGGFGFLGGPGETQIEADRRLIRDRMARLKKELDQVSRTRSLHRDRRQRAPWPVIALVGYTNAGKSTLFNRLTGADVMAENLLFATLDPTLRQIQLPGIDKAILSDTVGFVSELPTQLVAAFKATLEEVVSADLLIHVRDIAHPDSEAQRTDVEKVLGEIGVSLETPRFEAWNKLDLLDDERREEALAEATKREDVVALSAWTGEGVAILIEAVAARLTEGHRRYTILLDPADGAGAAWLHQHGEVIDQSIEGERVVYEVRMAPRDFERFGLRSR, encoded by the coding sequence ATGAGTACCGGTTTCGATCGCGACGCCAGCGAGTTCACTCGCGGGGCGAGGGCGGCAGTCGTCTATCCCGACACGGGAGGCAGCTCGCGCGACCCTGACGCGCGCCTTGAGGAAACCGCGGGTCTGGCGCTGGCGATCGGTGTGGAAGTGATCGAGAAGGTCAGCTTCCGCCTGCGCCAGCCCAAGCCGGGTACGCTGATCGGTTCGGGTCAGGTCGAGGCGCTGGCGGAAACGGTGCGTGATCGCGAACTGGACCTCGCCGTGTTCGATGCGGCGTTGACGCCGGTGCAGCAGCGCAATCTCGAAACCGCGCTGGGATGCAAGGTGATCGACCGTACCGGGCTGATCCTCGAAATCTTCGGCGAGCGCGCGCGCACGGCCGAGGGCCGGTTGCAGGTCGAACTCGCCCATCTCGATTATCAGGCGGGCCGGCTGGTGCGCAGCTGGACCCATCTCGAGCGGCAGCGCGGCGGCTTCGGTTTCCTTGGCGGTCCGGGTGAAACCCAGATCGAAGCCGATCGCCGGCTGATCCGCGACCGGATGGCGCGGCTGAAGAAGGAACTCGATCAGGTCAGCCGAACGCGAAGCCTCCATCGCGACCGGCGCCAGCGTGCCCCTTGGCCGGTGATTGCGCTGGTCGGTTATACCAACGCCGGAAAGTCCACGCTTTTCAATCGCCTGACCGGCGCTGACGTCATGGCGGAAAACCTTCTCTTCGCCACGCTGGATCCGACGCTGCGCCAGATCCAGTTGCCGGGGATCGACAAGGCAATCCTTTCCGACACGGTGGGCTTCGTTTCCGAACTGCCGACCCAGCTGGTTGCGGCGTTCAAGGCGACGCTGGAGGAAGTGGTGTCGGCCGATCTGCTGATCCATGTCCGCGACATCGCCCATCCCGACAGCGAGGCGCAGCGCACCGATGTCGAGAAGGTGCTGGGCGAGATCGGCGTGTCGCTGGAAACCCCGCGGTTCGAGGCGTGGAACAAGCTCGACCTGCTCGACGACGAACGGCGCGAGGAAGCGCTGGCCGAAGCGACGAAGCGCGAAGACGTGGTGGCGCTGTCCGCCTGGACGGGGGAGGGCGTGGCGATCCTGATCGAAGCAGTCGCGGCACGGCTGACCGAGGGGCACCGGCGCTACACGATCCTGCTCGACCCCGCCGATGGCGCGGGCGCTGCGTGGCTGCATCAGCATGGCGAGGTGATCGACCAGTCGATCGAAGGCGAACGCGTGGTCTATGAAGTGCGGATGGCGCCGCGTGATTTCGAGCGGTTCGGGCTACGATCGCGCTGA
- a CDS encoding MBL fold metallo-hydrolase, translated as MKVRILGSGTSSGVPRIGNDWGDCDPSDPRNRRTRASVLISTATTKILVDTSPDMREQLLAANVSDLDAVIWTHDHADHCHGIDDLRQLMHLRGGDPVRGLARPFTLEQLQSRFAYAFYGRAGYRPTIEGDLLHDCCRIGDIAISVADQPHGGITSAGLRFESDGKSIGYSTDFNEMTNEMRDNFRDLDLWVVDALRHAPHPTHPHLGATLEWIAELKPRRAVLVHMDQSMDFATLSAELPPGVEPGHDGLEIAA; from the coding sequence GTGAAAGTCCGCATCCTGGGCTCAGGCACGTCGTCAGGCGTCCCGAGGATCGGCAACGACTGGGGTGATTGCGATCCCAGCGACCCGCGCAACCGCCGCACCCGCGCCTCGGTTCTCATATCCACCGCCACGACGAAGATCCTCGTCGATACGAGCCCCGACATGCGCGAACAGCTCCTCGCCGCGAACGTCAGCGATCTCGACGCAGTGATCTGGACCCATGATCACGCCGATCATTGTCACGGCATCGACGATCTGCGCCAGCTGATGCACCTGCGCGGCGGCGATCCCGTCCGCGGTCTCGCGCGGCCCTTCACGCTCGAACAGCTCCAGAGCCGCTTCGCCTATGCCTTTTACGGCCGCGCCGGCTATCGGCCGACGATCGAAGGCGATCTGCTCCACGATTGCTGCCGCATCGGCGACATCGCGATCAGCGTCGCGGATCAGCCGCACGGGGGCATTACCTCCGCCGGACTCCGCTTTGAAAGTGATGGGAAATCAATCGGATATTCCACTGACTTCAATGAAATGACGAACGAGATGCGCGATAATTTCCGCGATCTCGATCTGTGGGTAGTCGACGCCCTGCGCCATGCGCCGCACCCGACGCACCCGCATCTGGGCGCCACGCTCGAATGGATCGCCGAACTGAAACCGCGTCGCGCGGTGCTGGTGCATATGGACCAGTCGATGGACTTCGCTACCTTGTCCGCCGAATTGCCGCCCGGCGTCGAGCCGGGGCATGACGGACTGGAGATCGCGGCATGA
- a CDS encoding multidrug efflux SMR transporter, producing MAWIALFVAGLLEIVWAYFMKLSDGFSRPGATIATFVFMFASFALLAWAMKQLPLGTSYMIWTGIGAVGAFAVGVMVLGESASLMRIAAAGLIVSGIALMKLATP from the coding sequence ATGGCCTGGATTGCTTTGTTCGTCGCCGGTCTGCTCGAAATCGTGTGGGCTTATTTCATGAAGCTGTCGGACGGTTTCAGCCGCCCCGGCGCGACGATCGCTACCTTCGTCTTCATGTTCGCCAGCTTCGCCCTGCTTGCCTGGGCGATGAAGCAGTTGCCGCTCGGCACCAGCTACATGATCTGGACCGGAATCGGCGCGGTCGGCGCGTTTGCCGTGGGCGTGATGGTGCTCGGCGAAAGCGCCAGCCTGATGCGCATCGCCGCCGCGGGGCTGATCGTGTCGGGCATCGCGCTGATGAAGCTGGCTACGCCGTAA
- a CDS encoding sigma-54 dependent transcriptional regulator: protein MSLDILVVDDERDIRELVAGVLEDEGYETRGAADSDSALNAIADRRPSLVLLDVWLQGSRLDGLELLDEIKRRDPSIPVLVISGHGNLDTAVAAIRRGAVDFIEKPFEAERLLWLVERATETERLRREVATLRASIGREEDLTGMSGSINAVRATLKRVASTGSRVLISGGAGVGKEVAARLLHGWSQRAQAPFIIVSAARMTPERVDEELFGVEENGDLVRTGLLEQAHGGTLFLDEIADMPVATQARILRVLTDQSFSRVGGTRVVKVDVRVVSATARDLMTEIAEGRFREDLYYRLNVVPVVIPPLTERREDIPVLVEHFVAHYASERRVPTPEVAADAIVALQSYEWPGNVRQLRNVVERTVILAPGDRIGRIDLDLLPPEVLGKPGEMGNGMGANAIMGAPLKEARETFEREYLKIQIRRFSGNISRTASFIGMERSALHRKLKLLGITETRED from the coding sequence ATGAGCCTCGATATCCTGGTCGTCGACGACGAGCGCGACATCCGCGAACTGGTCGCGGGAGTCCTCGAGGATGAGGGCTATGAAACGCGCGGCGCAGCCGACAGCGATTCCGCGCTGAACGCGATCGCCGACCGCCGGCCGAGCCTCGTCCTGCTCGACGTGTGGCTGCAGGGCTCGCGGCTCGACGGACTGGAACTGCTCGACGAGATCAAGCGCCGCGACCCCTCGATCCCGGTGCTGGTGATCTCGGGGCACGGCAATCTGGATACCGCGGTGGCCGCGATCCGCCGCGGCGCGGTGGATTTCATCGAGAAGCCGTTCGAGGCCGAGCGGCTGCTGTGGCTGGTCGAGCGTGCGACCGAAACCGAGCGGCTGCGCCGCGAAGTGGCGACGCTGCGCGCGTCGATCGGGCGCGAGGAAGACCTGACCGGCATGTCGGGTTCGATCAACGCGGTGCGTGCGACCCTCAAGCGCGTTGCCTCGACCGGCAGCCGCGTGCTGATCAGCGGCGGCGCGGGCGTGGGCAAGGAAGTCGCCGCGCGGCTTTTGCACGGCTGGAGCCAGAGGGCGCAGGCGCCGTTCATCATCGTCAGCGCGGCGCGGATGACGCCCGAGCGGGTCGACGAGGAATTGTTCGGGGTCGAGGAGAATGGCGACCTCGTCCGCACCGGCCTGCTGGAGCAGGCGCATGGCGGCACGCTGTTCCTCGACGAGATCGCGGACATGCCTGTCGCGACGCAGGCGCGTATCCTGCGCGTACTGACCGATCAGAGCTTCAGCCGCGTCGGCGGTACGCGCGTAGTGAAGGTCGATGTGCGCGTGGTTTCGGCCACGGCGCGGGACCTGATGACGGAAATCGCCGAGGGCCGCTTCCGCGAGGACCTTTATTACCGCCTCAACGTGGTCCCGGTGGTGATCCCCCCGCTGACGGAGCGGCGCGAGGATATCCCGGTGCTGGTCGAGCATTTCGTGGCGCATTACGCCAGCGAACGACGCGTTCCGACTCCCGAAGTGGCTGCGGACGCAATCGTCGCGCTGCAAAGCTATGAATGGCCGGGCAATGTCCGCCAGCTTCGCAACGTGGTCGAGCGCACCGTCATTCTTGCTCCGGGCGACCGGATCGGACGGATCGATCTCGACCTGCTGCCCCCCGAAGTACTCGGCAAGCCGGGCGAGATGGGCAATGGCATGGGCGCCAACGCGATCATGGGTGCCCCGCTGAAGGAAGCACGCGAGACGTTCGAGCGGGAGTATCTGAAGATCCAGATCCGCCGCTTCTCGGGCAACATCTCGCGCACCGCGAGCTTCATCGGGATGGAACGCTCGGCGCTCCACCGCAAGCTGAAGCTGCTGGGGATCACCGAGACGCGGGAGGACTGA
- the mazG gene encoding nucleoside triphosphate pyrophosphohydrolase yields the protein MTFTNIAPDAIERLVQIMARLRDPETGCEWDTVQTFATIAPYTIEEAYEVADACQRNDMADLKDELGDLLLQVVFHSRMAEEAGHFALADVITSISDKMERRHPHIFGDVADGGHHLWEQIKAEERVSKGAESALDGVALGLPALLRAEKLQKRAARTGFDWPDPSGARAKIDEEIAEVETAETPEHREEEIGDLLFAVVNWARKQGVDAEAALRAANGKFERRFKAMEASAGDAFLDLDLDAKEALWQVVKRG from the coding sequence ATGACTTTCACCAACATCGCCCCGGACGCTATTGAACGTCTCGTTCAGATCATGGCGCGCCTGCGCGATCCGGAGACCGGCTGCGAATGGGACACCGTCCAGACCTTCGCCACCATCGCACCCTATACGATCGAAGAAGCCTATGAGGTCGCCGACGCCTGCCAGCGCAACGACATGGCGGACCTCAAGGACGAGCTTGGCGACCTGCTTCTCCAGGTCGTCTTCCACAGCCGCATGGCCGAGGAAGCCGGCCACTTCGCCCTCGCTGACGTCATAACGTCGATCAGCGACAAGATGGAGCGCCGCCATCCGCACATATTCGGTGACGTCGCCGATGGCGGCCATCATCTATGGGAACAAATCAAGGCCGAAGAACGGGTTAGCAAGGGCGCGGAAAGTGCGCTGGACGGCGTCGCCCTCGGTCTTCCCGCCCTGCTCCGCGCCGAAAAGCTCCAGAAGCGCGCTGCCCGCACCGGCTTCGACTGGCCCGATCCGTCCGGCGCCCGCGCCAAGATCGACGAGGAAATCGCCGAAGTCGAAACCGCCGAGACGCCCGAGCATCGCGAGGAGGAAATCGGCGATCTGCTGTTTGCGGTGGTCAACTGGGCTCGCAAGCAGGGCGTCGACGCGGAAGCCGCGCTGCGCGCCGCCAACGGCAAGTTCGAACGCCGCTTCAAGGCGATGGAAGCCAGCGCCGGCGACGCTTTCCTGGATCTCGATCTGGATGCCAAGGAAGCGCTCTGGCAAGTCGTAAAGCGCGGTTGA
- a CDS encoding MBL fold metallo-hydrolase, producing the protein MFFQQISDSGCQSYIVGCETSCTAAIIDPALGQADRYLGIASREGLRVRYIIETHTHADHFSAAQQLRDALGAQIVMHRNSPAPYVDMHVEDGHLIALGELRFRIVHTPGHTRDSMSVQVGDRVFTGDTLLIGGTGRTDLPSGDPDQLYDSLFGKLLKLEPGTLVFPAHDYKGQGHSTIGAEIAGNPRLQKRDRAEFVAMMQGLNLSTPTHLTEALRTNMTGGKTVRQLLAEAAAGTPFLSLDELAERLEQRRNDFVILDVRERDAYARGHVPGARHLARGQLEMKVDETFPDPTIEILTVCEVGKISTLAAATLRALGFRRAVALDGGMTSWRAAGYPVDEGEEPALLI; encoded by the coding sequence ATGTTCTTCCAGCAGATATCGGATAGCGGATGCCAATCGTACATCGTCGGATGCGAGACGAGCTGCACCGCCGCGATCATCGATCCGGCGCTGGGGCAGGCGGACCGGTATCTGGGGATCGCCAGCCGCGAAGGGCTGAGGGTGCGCTACATCATCGAAACGCATACCCATGCCGATCATTTCTCGGCCGCACAGCAACTGCGCGACGCGCTGGGCGCGCAGATCGTGATGCACCGGAACAGCCCGGCGCCTTATGTCGACATGCATGTCGAGGATGGGCATCTGATCGCACTGGGCGAGCTGCGCTTTCGTATCGTGCATACGCCCGGCCACACGCGGGATTCGATGAGCGTACAGGTCGGGGACCGGGTGTTCACCGGCGATACGCTGCTGATCGGCGGGACTGGCAGGACCGACCTGCCCAGCGGCGATCCGGATCAGCTGTACGACAGCCTGTTCGGCAAGCTGCTGAAGCTGGAGCCCGGGACGCTGGTGTTTCCCGCGCATGATTACAAAGGGCAGGGGCATTCGACCATCGGTGCAGAGATTGCCGGCAATCCGCGGTTGCAGAAGCGCGATCGGGCCGAGTTCGTCGCGATGATGCAGGGCCTCAACCTTTCGACCCCGACGCATCTGACCGAGGCGCTGCGCACCAACATGACCGGCGGGAAGACGGTGCGGCAATTGCTGGCGGAGGCGGCTGCGGGAACGCCGTTCCTGTCGCTCGACGAACTGGCGGAACGCCTCGAGCAGCGGCGCAACGACTTCGTGATCCTCGACGTGCGCGAGCGCGATGCCTATGCGCGCGGCCATGTGCCCGGCGCACGGCATCTGGCGCGCGGTCAGCTCGAGATGAAGGTCGACGAGACGTTTCCCGATCCGACGATCGAGATCCTGACGGTGTGCGAGGTGGGAAAAATCTCGACGCTGGCGGCGGCGACGCTCCGCGCGCTTGGCTTCCGCCGCGCGGTCGCGCTGGATGGCGGCATGACGTCGTGGCGCGCGGCAGGCTATCCGGTGGACGAGGGGGAGGAGCCGGCTTTGCTGATCTGA
- a CDS encoding TIGR02281 family clan AA aspartic protease, whose translation MNNQLLALIVAAVALLIAARLLAGGFTVRGLIQSLVSWAAIGLVAFIVFTHQQELGSLLARVSERLGYDQKVEGDTVRIPMSRDGHFWARVTINGVERRMLVDSGATITALSESTAREAGIDIGRGLPVVIETANGSVSARSTRARLVEVGPLRTGDLEVVVARSFGEFDVLGMNFLSRLDSWRVEGKMLVLEPARGGNDNIRGSNSAEKADMPGKRDQREP comes from the coding sequence ATGAATAATCAACTGCTTGCCTTGATCGTCGCTGCCGTCGCGCTGCTGATCGCCGCGCGGCTGCTCGCGGGTGGCTTCACGGTGCGCGGCCTGATCCAGAGCCTGGTCAGCTGGGCCGCGATCGGCCTGGTCGCGTTCATCGTGTTCACGCATCAGCAGGAACTCGGATCGCTGCTGGCACGCGTGTCGGAACGGCTCGGCTATGATCAGAAGGTCGAAGGCGACACCGTGCGCATTCCGATGAGCCGCGACGGCCATTTCTGGGCGCGCGTGACGATCAACGGGGTCGAGCGCCGGATGCTGGTCGATAGCGGCGCGACGATCACCGCCTTGTCCGAAAGCACCGCGCGCGAAGCCGGCATCGACATCGGCCGTGGCTTGCCCGTGGTCATCGAGACCGCCAACGGATCGGTTTCGGCGCGCAGCACACGCGCCAGGCTGGTCGAGGTCGGGCCGCTGCGGACCGGCGATCTCGAAGTCGTCGTCGCGCGGAGCTTTGGCGAGTTCGACGTGCTGGGGATGAACTTCCTGTCGCGCCTGGATTCCTGGCGCGTCGAGGGCAAGATGCTGGTGCTCGAGCCGGCACGCGGCGGCAATGACAACATCCGCGGAAGCAACAGCGCGGAAAAGGCCGATATGCCGGGCAAGAGGGACCAGCGCGAACCGTGA